In the genome of Primulina tabacum isolate GXHZ01 chromosome 13, ASM2559414v2, whole genome shotgun sequence, the window TATATTGACCTCtgaacatataaaataatagtttaaatATCAACATCCATCACAGAAAATTAATCTTTTGACTATATATACAGAAAATTAAACTTttgactatatatatatatatagcaacgCGCAGTTGTTATGGAGAATAAATAGAATACAAGTGCAGCTGGTAAAACAAGAATATACGTACATTTAGATCGATGGCTGTGACTTTGTCCTACATATTGAGATGTTTCTCCGAGCAATCTGCCGGCAGGAGTAGTCGATACGTGTGTGAAGGTGATATGTGTTATTTGCGGGATTCGAAGGCGAGATCCGGCCTGGGTTCCAAGAAGAATACTGGCTCCAAACAAAGCAGTCGGGCACCATTTTTCCCGGTTTCCACCAGATCATCCAAGGCTTGAATTGCTAGCTAGCGAGCTAGTGTAAGCCTTTGGGTTGCTATAAATTAATAGCTAGTTTACTGCATGTATTTTCAGGAGCAAGATGCCTTTTGATTCGAGGTCAATATTTGTAAGTTCATGAAAAATTGGAGCTGAAAGTGCTGTAATTTAAGAATAGTAGTCATTCATGCATGGATCAATATATATCGGGGAATTTGATTATGAATAGATAATATTTGTATTATGTTTAGATGGTTAGTTGTATGTTCGTGTCTCCCATCTAATGAATTAATTGGTTGTTTTCTGATCGTAATATTGGAGGGAGAAAGACCATTGTTGATTTCGCATGTTGGCAGGCATTTCAATTAGAGCCGTCATCGTTTTCATATTACGCGTCAGTAATtcgataaaaaaattacttataAAATGGAAAAAATTACAAATCGATGgactacaaaaaaataaaaataaaaataaaaattgtatgaccagaaatataattttctaaaaCCAGAGGCTCTACCTTGCTACCTTGCTATCATATgatcatttatatttttttggtgACCGACCTATAAATACAAAATTAATGATGTCCATTAAAAAGAAACACTCATAAACATATACGTATTACCtttttagtaatttaattttaaaactttataataaactttctaaatatatatatcaagaaaTAACAGcttatgattttttatttaagagtTTAGTACATAATTCCAAAACAAGCTCAacttattataaaatatatcactCTCCTAAAAGTCATCTAATAACCGTATAATTTCGGATATTAAGTGTATTTTACACTTGTACTTCTATTTATTAAGACAAACAAtctctcatgaaataaatttgaGACTCTAAATCTCGATAACTCACAGGATTGAGAACACCCCCTAGAATATGATGCAAGTTGCGAACAACTGAAATCAACTTCTCAGAACCACTGATGGATCCAGCAAGAACCTATATGCAAATATTCCAGTTTAACATCATGCCTGTAACTCCAAAGATGTTAATGATACCAATACGTACAAAAGTGCCAAGATATCAGAGTCAACATACATCACTATGACTCCCAATAAATTTGGTTGCGAAGTGTAAAACAACATCAGCACCAAGAGCCAGTGCCTTCTGGTTAAGGGGTGTAGCAAACGTCCCATCTATGCACACCGAGGCTCTTCTCTCGTGGTAAAGCTTTGAAACCAGTTCAATACCAACGCATCTAAAAAATGGACTGGTCAGAAACTCCGTAAAAAAGAGAGACACCTGCATGAAGGTAATATAGCCTATTTTCAATACGCCTTCTAAGAAGAAAACATAATGAATGCATAAAAGCAAAAGACAATATCTACTGATACTAACATTGTTCTTCTCTAAAGCAGACTTCAGAACGCAAATATCTGCAGGATCAAGCACTGCGGCATGCATTTcattagcataaaaaaatgtcAGATCTCTTAGGTCACAATAGAGCCAAAATATTAATCTTGCCCTGcactaaaaaataatataatcaaaataCTAACAAAATTAACGTCATGTTCCCTCTCTTTTTTTctgtttcttttatttttttaatgacaaAATAATCGAGAATTGGTTTAATTGCTAATGCAAGCATATAATAATCACAAATTTACAAATTTCGTTCGCGAATATTATTAAGTGAGAATGCCTTGCTCCAATTTTTTTTAGTCAAGGAAAAGTTGAAACTCAAAGTTGCCCACATT includes:
- the LOC142522023 gene encoding cystathionine gamma-synthase 1, chloroplastic-like, with the translated sequence MHAAVLDPADICVLKSALEKNNVSLFFTEFLTSPFFRCVGIELVSKLYHERRASVCIDGTFATPLNQKALALGADVVLHFATKFIGSHSDVLAGSISGSEKLISVVRNLHHILGGVLNPVSYRDLESQIYFMRDCLS